A genomic region of Xanthomonas campestris pv. phormiicola contains the following coding sequences:
- a CDS encoding HAMP domain-containing histidine kinase, with protein MPEAGELPRAVRRRGRYRRRLRSRIILSFVLLGFGLTALFAFATNWARARVENQLVEMVLNRNIDEYSHRYFSEPSKNPDLPVQQMVGRVVKSDRFEALKREQPEWYNFSDGIHPVSGIDESGKPFAYKLAVRKTPDVWFFLAYDMTQTIQGEVQLKRTLILSVLVFSALSLVIGWWSASRVMRPVSDLAARLRAYRGSSDPKPLAPHFPDDEVGQLAEALDDYSGRLTEVVQRDREFNADVSHELRTPLAVIRGATELLLTRPNLDEKVLQRLQRIQRAEQQCSDLIGSLLLLSRNERGQGHSNVAKVAEQLIESHRAQLGGKPLQLLLEGERNLTIDAPESALSVALGNLIGNAVKYTQEGQVVVRVLSDAVQVIDSGPGLSAEDAAKLFQRGYRGTHAGHSQGGGIGLSIVSRLCDLYGWQVNVRPGASKGVVATLWFRPATG; from the coding sequence ATGCCTGAAGCTGGAGAGTTGCCGCGGGCGGTGCGGCGGCGCGGACGCTACCGCCGCCGCCTGCGCAGCCGCATCATCCTGTCCTTCGTGCTGTTGGGCTTCGGCCTGACGGCGCTGTTCGCGTTCGCCACCAACTGGGCGCGCGCGCGGGTGGAGAATCAGCTGGTCGAAATGGTGTTGAACCGCAACATCGACGAGTACTCGCACCGGTATTTCTCCGAACCGTCGAAGAACCCCGACCTCCCGGTGCAGCAGATGGTCGGCCGGGTGGTCAAGAGCGACCGCTTCGAGGCGCTCAAGCGCGAGCAGCCGGAGTGGTACAACTTCTCCGACGGCATCCATCCCGTCTCCGGGATCGACGAATCGGGCAAGCCGTTCGCCTACAAGCTCGCGGTGCGCAAGACGCCGGACGTGTGGTTCTTCCTCGCCTACGACATGACCCAGACCATCCAGGGCGAGGTGCAGCTCAAGCGCACCCTGATCCTGTCGGTGCTGGTGTTCAGCGCGCTGTCGCTGGTGATCGGCTGGTGGTCGGCATCGCGGGTGATGCGCCCGGTCTCCGATCTGGCCGCGCGGTTGCGCGCCTATCGCGGCAGCAGCGACCCCAAGCCGCTGGCGCCGCATTTCCCCGACGACGAAGTCGGACAGTTGGCCGAAGCGCTGGACGACTATTCGGGCCGGCTCACCGAAGTGGTGCAGCGCGACCGCGAGTTCAACGCCGACGTCAGCCACGAATTGCGCACGCCGCTGGCGGTGATCCGCGGCGCCACCGAGCTGTTGCTGACCCGGCCCAATCTCGACGAAAAAGTGCTGCAGCGCCTGCAGCGCATCCAGCGCGCCGAACAGCAATGCAGCGACCTGATCGGCTCGCTGCTGCTGCTGTCGCGCAACGAGCGCGGACAGGGCCACAGCAACGTGGCCAAGGTCGCCGAGCAGCTGATCGAATCGCACCGCGCGCAGCTGGGCGGCAAGCCGCTGCAGCTGTTGCTGGAGGGCGAGCGCAACCTGACCATCGACGCGCCGGAGTCGGCGCTGTCGGTGGCGCTGGGCAACCTGATCGGCAACGCGGTCAAGTACACCCAGGAAGGCCAGGTCGTGGTGCGGGTGCTGAGCGACGCGGTGCAGGTGATCGACTCCGGTCCCGGACTCAGCGCGGAGGACGCCGCCAAGCTGTTCCAGCGCGGCTACCGCGGCACCCATGCCGGACACTCGCAGGGCGGCGGCATCGGCTTGTCGATCGTCAGCCGCCTGTGCGACCTGTATGGCTGGCAGGTCAATGTGCGCCCGGGTGCGAGCAAGGGCGTGGTGGCGACGCTGTGGTTCAGGCCGGCGACGGGCTGA
- the coaE gene encoding dephospho-CoA kinase (Dephospho-CoA kinase (CoaE) performs the final step in coenzyme A biosynthesis.) — MSDFIVGLTGGVASGKSELSRRFEAKGIVVADADVAARAVVAPGHPALAQIVIRFGTQILRDDGSLDRAALRQRIFEDPVARRELEAITHPAIRTLMQQACREAASPYAVAAIPLLTEVGARTAYPWLDRILVVDAPEALQHARLMQRDGITAELAQRMMAAQATRAARLAIADDVVVNDGDAARLQDAADALDRRYRALAAAKIA; from the coding sequence GTGAGCGATTTCATCGTCGGCCTCACCGGCGGCGTCGCCTCCGGCAAGAGCGAGTTGAGCCGCCGCTTCGAAGCCAAGGGCATCGTCGTGGCCGATGCCGACGTGGCCGCACGCGCGGTGGTCGCACCGGGGCATCCGGCGCTTGCGCAGATCGTGATCCGTTTCGGTACGCAGATCCTGCGCGACGATGGCAGCCTCGATCGCGCCGCGTTGCGCCAGCGCATCTTCGAAGATCCGGTGGCGCGCCGCGAGCTGGAGGCGATCACCCATCCGGCGATTCGCACGCTGATGCAGCAGGCGTGTCGCGAGGCCGCCAGCCCCTATGCCGTGGCGGCGATCCCGCTGCTGACCGAGGTCGGTGCGCGTACGGCGTATCCCTGGCTGGACCGGATCCTGGTGGTCGATGCGCCCGAAGCGCTGCAGCATGCGCGCCTGATGCAGCGCGACGGCATTACCGCCGAGCTGGCGCAACGGATGATGGCGGCGCAGGCCACGCGCGCGGCGCGGCTGGCGATCGCCGACGATGTGGTGGTGAACGATGGCGATGCCGCGCGACTACAGGATGCGGCGGATGCATTGGATCGGCGCTATCGCGCGTTGGCGGCGGCGAAGATCGCTTAG
- a CDS encoding A24 family peptidase, protein MAFLDQHPGLGYPAAAGLGLLVGSFLNVVILRLPKRMEWQWKRDSREILELPDLYDPPPPGIVVEPSHCPHCKHKLSWYENIPLFSWLALRGKCRHCHAPISIQYPLVEMLTSLLVVASVWRFGFGWQGFGAIVFSCFLVAMSGIDLRTRLLPDQLTLPLMWLGLVGSMDNLYMPAKPALLGAAVGYVSLWSVWWLFKQITGKEGMGHGDFKLLAAIGAWCGLKGILPTILISSLVGAVLGSIWLAAKGRDRATPIPFGPYLAIAGWIVFFWGTEIIETYMRWSGLR, encoded by the coding sequence ATGGCATTTCTCGATCAACACCCCGGCCTCGGCTACCCCGCCGCGGCCGGGCTGGGCTTGCTGGTAGGCAGTTTCCTCAACGTGGTGATCCTGCGCCTGCCCAAGCGCATGGAGTGGCAGTGGAAGCGCGATTCGCGCGAGATCCTGGAGTTGCCGGACCTCTACGATCCGCCGCCGCCCGGGATCGTGGTCGAGCCGTCGCACTGCCCGCACTGCAAGCACAAGCTGTCCTGGTACGAGAACATCCCGCTGTTCAGCTGGCTGGCCCTGCGCGGCAAGTGCCGGCATTGCCATGCGCCGATCTCGATCCAGTACCCGCTGGTGGAGATGCTGACCAGCCTGCTGGTGGTCGCCAGCGTCTGGCGCTTCGGCTTCGGTTGGCAGGGGTTCGGCGCGATCGTGTTCAGTTGCTTCCTGGTCGCGATGTCGGGGATCGATCTGCGCACCCGCTTGCTGCCGGACCAGCTGACCCTACCGCTGATGTGGCTGGGCCTGGTCGGCAGCATGGACAATCTGTACATGCCGGCCAAGCCGGCGCTGCTCGGCGCGGCGGTCGGCTATGTGTCGCTGTGGTCGGTGTGGTGGCTGTTCAAGCAGATCACCGGCAAGGAAGGCATGGGCCATGGCGACTTCAAGCTGCTGGCGGCGATCGGCGCCTGGTGCGGGTTGAAGGGCATCCTGCCGACGATCCTGATCTCCTCGCTGGTCGGCGCGGTGCTCGGCTCGATCTGGCTGGCCGCCAAGGGCCGCGACCGGGCCACGCCGATTCCGTTCGGCCCGTATCTGGCCATCGCCGGCTGGATCGTGTTCTTCTGGGGCACGGAAATCATCGAGACCTACATGCGCTGGTCCGGGCTGCGCTGA
- a CDS encoding type II secretion system F family protein, whose product MSATRSAVSKEPVARNTSQQVPFVWEGTDKRGIKMKGEQSAKNANLLRAELRRQGITPSVVKPKPKPLFGAAGSKIGTKDIAFFSRQMATMMKSGVPIVGSLEIIASGHKNPRMKKMVDQIRTDIEGGSSLYEAVSRHPIQFDELYRNLVKAGEGAGVLETVLETVATYKENIEALKGKIKKALFYPAMVMAVALLVSSILLVWVVPQFEDVFKGFGAELPAFTQMIVAASRFMVSYWWILLILLIGTIGGFIFAYKRSPSMQHGMDRLILKVPVIGQIMHNSSVARFSRTLAVTFRAGVPLVEALDIVAGATGNSVYEKAVLRMRDDVAVGYPVNVAMKQTNLFPHMVIQMTAIGEEAGALDAMLFKVAEYFEQEVNNAVDALSSLLEPLIMVFIGTIVGGMVIGMYLPIFKLASVVG is encoded by the coding sequence ATGTCCGCAACTCGTAGCGCAGTATCTAAAGAGCCCGTCGCACGTAATACCAGCCAGCAGGTGCCGTTCGTCTGGGAGGGGACGGACAAGCGCGGCATCAAGATGAAGGGCGAACAGTCCGCCAAGAACGCCAACCTGTTGCGTGCCGAACTGCGCCGCCAGGGCATCACGCCGTCGGTGGTCAAGCCCAAGCCCAAGCCCCTGTTCGGCGCCGCCGGCAGCAAGATCGGCACCAAGGACATCGCTTTTTTCAGCCGCCAGATGGCGACCATGATGAAGTCGGGCGTCCCCATCGTGGGATCTCTGGAGATCATCGCCAGCGGGCACAAGAACCCGCGCATGAAGAAGATGGTCGATCAGATCCGCACCGACATCGAAGGCGGCTCGTCGCTCTACGAGGCGGTCAGCAGGCACCCGATCCAGTTCGACGAGCTGTATCGCAACCTGGTCAAGGCCGGCGAAGGCGCAGGCGTGCTCGAAACTGTGCTGGAGACGGTCGCCACCTACAAGGAAAACATCGAAGCACTGAAGGGCAAGATCAAGAAGGCCTTGTTCTATCCGGCCATGGTCATGGCGGTCGCCTTGCTGGTCAGCTCGATCCTGCTGGTATGGGTCGTGCCTCAGTTCGAGGACGTATTCAAGGGCTTTGGCGCGGAGTTGCCCGCGTTTACGCAGATGATCGTAGCCGCCTCACGCTTCATGGTGTCCTATTGGTGGATCCTGCTGATCCTCCTGATTGGCACGATTGGCGGCTTCATCTTTGCCTACAAACGTTCGCCCTCGATGCAGCACGGCATGGACCGCTTGATCCTCAAGGTGCCGGTCATCGGCCAGATCATGCACAACAGCTCGGTGGCGCGCTTCTCACGCACCCTTGCGGTGACCTTCCGCGCCGGCGTGCCGCTGGTGGAGGCGCTGGACATCGTCGCCGGCGCCACCGGCAACAGCGTCTACGAGAAGGCCGTGCTGCGCATGCGCGACGACGTGGCGGTGGGCTACCCCGTCAACGTAGCGATGAAGCAGACCAACCTGTTTCCGCACATGGTCATCCAGATGACCGCTATCGGCGAAGAGGCCGGTGCGCTGGATGCGATGCTGTTCAAGGTGGCCGAGTACTTCGAGCAGGAAGTGAACAATGCCGTCGATGCCTTGAGCAGCCTGCTCGAACCGTTGATCATGGTATTCATTGGTACCATCGTCGGCGGCATGGTGATCGGCATGTACCTGCCCATCTTCAAGCTGGCCTCCGTCGTTGGATAA
- a CDS encoding pilin has translation MKKQQGFTLIELMIVIAIIAILAAIALPMYQDYVAKSQVTAGLAEITPGKTQAEVLLNEGTDFSTAAAIGLAVSSRCTALDVSGTASTGAASIKCTLAGNSKILSKSITLTRTADTGVWTCATTADTKYKPGGCS, from the coding sequence ATGAAGAAGCAGCAGGGCTTTACCCTGATCGAACTGATGATCGTGATCGCGATCATCGCGATCCTGGCCGCCATTGCGTTGCCGATGTACCAGGACTATGTCGCCAAGTCGCAGGTCACTGCCGGTCTCGCCGAAATCACCCCCGGCAAGACTCAGGCGGAAGTGCTGTTGAATGAAGGTACCGATTTCTCGACTGCAGCCGCAATAGGCCTGGCCGTGTCTTCTCGATGCACTGCACTTGACGTTTCTGGCACCGCTAGTACGGGCGCGGCATCGATCAAGTGCACCTTGGCGGGTAATTCTAAGATTTTAAGTAAGTCCATTACGCTGACCCGTACTGCAGACACTGGTGTCTGGACTTGTGCTACCACGGCGGACACCAAGTACAAGCCGGGCGGCTGCAGCTGA
- a CDS encoding pilin → MCCSRNRVGGFTLIELMIVVAIIAILAAIALPMYQDYVAKTQVAAALAEIRPGKTTVEYVAQEDKEPSLVDVDYVGLKVSTRCPELAATLTGAGVGTITCTVRGNSKVDGKDLVLRRDTDGVWSCDGSAFDERYRPAGCG, encoded by the coding sequence ATGTGCTGCAGTCGTAACAGAGTTGGGGGATTCACTCTGATCGAACTGATGATCGTGGTGGCGATCATCGCGATCCTGGCCGCTATTGCGTTGCCGATGTACCAGGACTATGTGGCGAAGACGCAGGTAGCTGCCGCGCTTGCAGAAATTCGGCCGGGCAAAACGACGGTTGAATATGTGGCCCAAGAAGATAAGGAGCCGTCACTTGTTGACGTCGATTACGTGGGGTTGAAAGTAAGTACGCGATGCCCCGAGCTTGCAGCCACACTTACAGGTGCAGGTGTCGGAACCATCACGTGTACGGTGAGAGGTAATTCGAAAGTGGATGGCAAGGACCTGGTGCTGCGACGTGACACCGACGGCGTATGGAGTTGCGACGGCAGCGCATTCGATGAGCGTTACCGGCCAGCCGGCTGTGGTTGA
- a CDS encoding transposase yields the protein MPRRPRLELPGFPLHITQRGVNRGAVFLDEDDHSRYRALLNDALKAHDIALHAYALMTNHVHLLLTPPAPGRLSAAMRVLGQRYVPVFNRKHGRTGTLWEGRFKSCLVDSERYLLMVHRYIELNPVRAAMTTAAEDYHWSSARSSLGIAADPAVSPHPAYLALGTDPADRAASYRQWLYQGVADDELHAIRLHLQQERALGHPRFQAMAARTLNRPVHVQPPGRPRKSVAD from the coding sequence ATGCCGCGCCGCCCCCGACTCGAACTACCTGGCTTTCCCCTGCACATCACCCAGCGCGGCGTGAATCGCGGCGCGGTGTTCCTGGACGAGGATGACCACTCGCGCTATCGCGCCCTCCTCAACGATGCGTTGAAGGCACACGACATCGCCCTGCATGCCTATGCCCTGATGACCAACCATGTGCATCTTCTGCTCACGCCACCGGCACCTGGGCGGCTATCGGCCGCAATGCGGGTATTGGGACAGCGCTACGTGCCGGTATTCAATCGCAAACACGGGCGTACCGGCACCTTATGGGAAGGACGCTTCAAGTCCTGCCTCGTCGATTCGGAGCGCTACCTGCTGATGGTCCATCGCTACATCGAACTCAATCCCGTCCGGGCGGCCATGACCACCGCGGCAGAGGATTACCACTGGTCCAGCGCGCGTTCCAGCCTGGGAATCGCGGCCGACCCAGCCGTTTCACCGCATCCGGCCTATCTTGCGCTCGGCACCGACCCGGCAGACCGAGCCGCCAGCTATCGTCAATGGCTGTATCAAGGCGTCGCCGACGACGAATTGCACGCCATTCGCCTGCATCTTCAGCAGGAACGCGCGCTCGGCCATCCGCGCTTTCAAGCCATGGCGGCGCGAACGCTGAATCGTCCGGTGCACGTCCAGCCACCAGGGCGGCCGAGGAAATCGGTGGCTGATTGA
- the pilB gene encoding type IV-A pilus assembly ATPase PilB, which yields MNAQTSANLVGITGIARRLVQDGALEEAVARTAMAHAAEAKIPLPQWFSEKKLVTAAQLAAANAVEFGMPLLDVSVFDASQSAIKLVSEELLQKHQVLPLFKRGNRLFVGVSNPTQTRALDDIKFHTNLTVEPILVDEDQIRRTLEQWQTSNDTLGNSLGGDDEGMDNLEVGAGDEDMGSGGDTGVDAKGDDTPVVKFVNKMLVDAIRRGASDIHFEPYEDDYRVRLRIDGLLKSVAKAPVKLNQRIAARLKVMSQLDIAEKRVPQDGRIKLNLSKSKQIDFRVSTLPTLFGEKIVLRILDGSAAKLGIDKLGYEPEQQKLFLDAIHKPYGMVLVTGPTGSGKTVSLYTALGILNDDTRNISTAEDPVEIRLPGVNQVQQNNKRGMTFAVALRSFLRQDPDIIMVGEIRDLETAEIAIKAAQTGHMVLSTLHTNDAPQTIARLMNMGIAPYNITSSVTLVIAQRLARRLCNNCKRPTQLPENALLAEGFSEAEVAAGIQLYEAVGCDECTEGYKGRTGIYQVMPMNDEIAAIVLQGGNAMDIAEAAQKIGVKDLRQSALLKARAGITSLAEINRVTKD from the coding sequence ATGAACGCTCAGACATCCGCCAATCTGGTCGGCATCACCGGCATCGCACGCCGCCTGGTTCAGGACGGCGCGCTGGAGGAAGCGGTCGCGCGAACCGCGATGGCGCATGCCGCCGAGGCCAAGATCCCGCTGCCGCAGTGGTTTTCCGAGAAGAAGCTGGTCACCGCGGCGCAGCTGGCCGCCGCCAATGCGGTCGAGTTCGGGATGCCGCTGCTGGACGTGTCGGTGTTCGATGCCAGCCAGAGCGCGATCAAGCTGGTCAGCGAGGAGTTGCTGCAGAAGCACCAGGTGCTGCCGCTGTTCAAGCGCGGCAACCGGCTGTTCGTGGGGGTCAGCAATCCGACCCAGACCCGGGCGCTGGACGACATCAAGTTCCATACCAATCTGACGGTGGAGCCGATCCTGGTCGACGAGGACCAGATCCGGCGCACCCTGGAGCAGTGGCAGACCAGCAACGATACGCTCGGCAACAGCCTGGGCGGCGACGACGAGGGCATGGACAACCTCGAGGTCGGTGCCGGCGACGAGGACATGGGCAGCGGCGGCGATACCGGCGTCGATGCCAAGGGCGACGATACGCCCGTGGTCAAGTTCGTGAACAAGATGCTGGTCGATGCGATCCGCCGCGGCGCCTCGGACATCCACTTCGAGCCGTACGAGGACGACTATCGGGTGCGCCTGCGCATCGATGGCCTGCTCAAGAGCGTGGCCAAGGCGCCGGTCAAGCTCAACCAGCGCATTGCGGCGCGCTTGAAGGTGATGTCGCAGCTGGACATCGCCGAGAAGCGCGTGCCGCAGGATGGGCGCATCAAGCTCAACCTGTCCAAGAGCAAGCAGATCGACTTCCGCGTCAGCACGCTGCCGACGCTGTTCGGCGAGAAGATCGTGCTGCGTATCCTCGACGGCAGTGCGGCCAAGCTGGGCATCGACAAGCTCGGCTACGAGCCGGAGCAGCAGAAGCTGTTCCTGGACGCGATCCACAAGCCCTACGGCATGGTGCTGGTGACCGGCCCCACCGGCTCGGGCAAGACGGTGTCGCTGTACACCGCGCTGGGCATCCTCAACGACGATACCCGCAACATCTCCACCGCCGAGGATCCGGTCGAAATCCGCCTGCCCGGCGTCAACCAGGTGCAGCAGAACAACAAGCGCGGCATGACCTTCGCCGTGGCGCTGCGCTCGTTCCTGCGCCAGGATCCGGACATCATCATGGTCGGCGAAATCCGCGACCTGGAAACCGCAGAGATCGCGATCAAGGCGGCGCAGACGGGCCACATGGTGCTGTCCACGCTGCATACCAACGATGCGCCGCAGACCATCGCGCGCCTGATGAACATGGGCATCGCGCCGTACAACATCACCAGTTCGGTGACGCTGGTGATCGCGCAGCGCCTGGCGCGGCGGCTGTGCAACAACTGCAAGCGCCCGACCCAGTTGCCGGAGAACGCGCTGCTGGCCGAGGGCTTCAGCGAGGCCGAGGTCGCCGCCGGCATCCAGCTGTACGAGGCGGTAGGCTGCGACGAGTGCACCGAGGGCTACAAGGGCCGCACCGGCATCTATCAGGTGATGCCGATGAACGACGAGATCGCGGCGATCGTGCTGCAGGGCGGCAACGCGATGGACATCGCCGAGGCGGCGCAGAAGATCGGGGTCAAGGACCTGCGCCAGTCGGCGCTGCTCAAGGCGCGCGCCGGCATCACCAGCCTGGCGGAGATCAATCGCGTGACCAAGGATTGA
- a CDS encoding sigma-54 dependent transcriptional regulator gives MNETRSALVVDDERDIRELLVLTLGRMGLRISTAANLAEARELLASNPYDLCITDMRLPDGNGIELVSEIARHYPRTPVAMITAFGSMDLAVEALKAGAFDFVSKPVDIHVLRGLVKHALELNNSERAAPPAPPPEQASRLLGASTAMDVLRATIAKVARSQAPVYILGESGVGKELVARTIHEQGARAAGPFVPVNCGAIPAELMESEFFGHKKGSFTGAHADQAGLFQAAHGGTLFLDEVAELPLPMQVKLLRAIQEKAVRPVGASIEVPTDVRILSATHKDLADLVADGRFRHDLYYRINVIELRVPPLRDRGGDLPQLAAAILARLAKSHGRVTPLLSPSALDALNRYAFPGNVRELENILERALAMAEDDQISAADLRLPQPGNSARAAAEAAPALPPGVVDIDPTSSALPSYIEQLERAAIQKALEENRWNKTRTAAQLGITFRALRYKLKKLGME, from the coding sequence ATGAACGAAACCCGAAGCGCCCTTGTCGTCGACGACGAACGCGACATCCGCGAACTGCTGGTGCTGACCCTGGGCAGGATGGGGCTGCGCATCAGCACCGCCGCCAACCTAGCCGAAGCCCGCGAACTGCTGGCGAGCAATCCCTACGACCTGTGCATCACCGACATGCGCCTGCCCGACGGCAACGGCATCGAACTGGTCAGCGAGATCGCCCGCCACTATCCGCGCACGCCGGTGGCGATGATCACCGCCTTCGGCAGCATGGACCTGGCGGTGGAAGCCTTGAAGGCCGGCGCCTTCGACTTCGTCAGCAAGCCGGTGGACATCCACGTGCTGCGCGGCCTGGTCAAGCACGCGCTGGAACTCAACAACAGCGAACGCGCCGCACCGCCGGCGCCGCCGCCGGAGCAGGCCAGCCGCCTGCTCGGCGCCTCGACGGCGATGGACGTGCTGCGCGCCACCATCGCCAAGGTCGCGCGCAGCCAGGCGCCGGTCTACATCCTCGGCGAGTCCGGCGTCGGCAAGGAACTGGTCGCGCGCACCATCCACGAGCAGGGCGCGCGCGCGGCCGGGCCGTTCGTGCCGGTCAACTGCGGCGCGATCCCGGCCGAACTGATGGAAAGCGAGTTCTTCGGCCACAAGAAAGGCAGCTTCACCGGCGCCCATGCCGACCAGGCCGGCCTGTTCCAGGCCGCGCACGGCGGCACCCTGTTCCTGGACGAAGTCGCCGAGCTGCCGCTACCGATGCAGGTCAAGCTGCTGCGCGCGATCCAGGAGAAGGCGGTGCGCCCGGTCGGCGCCTCGATCGAAGTGCCGACCGACGTGCGCATCCTGTCGGCCACGCACAAGGACCTGGCCGACCTGGTCGCCGACGGCCGCTTCCGCCACGACCTGTACTACCGCATCAACGTGATCGAACTGCGGGTGCCGCCGCTGCGCGACCGCGGCGGCGACCTGCCGCAACTGGCCGCGGCGATCCTGGCGCGGCTGGCCAAGAGCCACGGCCGGGTCACCCCGCTGCTGTCGCCATCGGCGCTGGACGCGCTGAACCGCTACGCCTTCCCCGGCAACGTGCGCGAACTGGAGAACATCCTCGAGCGCGCCCTGGCGATGGCCGAAGACGACCAGATCAGCGCCGCCGACCTGCGCCTGCCGCAACCCGGCAACAGCGCGCGCGCCGCGGCGGAAGCCGCCCCGGCGCTGCCGCCCGGCGTGGTCGACATCGACCCGACCTCCTCGGCCCTGCCCTCCTACATCGAGCAGCTCGAACGCGCCGCGATCCAGAAGGCGCTGGAAGAGAACCGCTGGAACAAGACCCGCACCGCGGCCCAGCTCGGCATCACCTTCCGTGCGCTGCGCTACAAGCTCAAGAAATTGGGGATGGAGTAG
- a CDS encoding HAMP domain-containing histidine kinase: protein MPTSASLIDRIESIPRRELYFFALYRVLVAGLIAALVFSPLSVLVGEPRFAQLAAGLASAYLLVALLLLLWGRNERHLIPIVFCSTTADIAAATLAAHALPAASAGIAMMLLFNVAAAAMLLPLRYGFGIALTAAAATLLEYLWTSLDGGESTRSLAELAMFASSYLAVAYICYQIGQRARSSQTLADRRGAEVANLYEINELIIRRMRTGVLVVDAQNRVTLANEAASALLGDADGNSASGRLDLLSAAPELGKRLQRWRNGWNQEETPLQLSPDQPEVQPRFARLLMEGDLTLVFLDDATVVSRRAESLTLSALGRFSASLAHEIRNPLAAISYASQLLEESPAIGDADRRLLQIIHMQCQRTNGIVESVLGLARRERSNPENLDLGVFVRRFVLEYRQTLSIETDSLEAILAPQPVHALVDPKHLHQILSALVHNALKYGRVMEEPARVRLRVAIQERNAIVDVMDRGPGIPEAVAAQLFRPFFTTSEHGTGLGLYIARELCRANQARLEYVPVPAGGACFRVWLPGPHTMLSG, encoded by the coding sequence TTGCCCACAAGCGCCTCGCTCATCGACCGCATCGAGTCCATCCCGCGCCGCGAACTGTATTTCTTCGCGCTGTACCGGGTGCTGGTGGCCGGGCTGATCGCGGCGCTGGTGTTCAGCCCGTTGAGCGTGCTGGTCGGCGAGCCGCGCTTCGCGCAACTGGCGGCCGGGCTGGCGAGCGCCTACCTGCTGGTGGCGCTGCTGCTCCTGCTATGGGGCCGCAACGAACGCCACCTGATCCCGATCGTGTTCTGCAGCACCACCGCGGACATCGCCGCGGCCACCCTGGCCGCGCATGCGCTGCCGGCGGCCAGCGCCGGCATCGCGATGATGCTGCTGTTCAATGTCGCCGCCGCGGCGATGCTGCTGCCGTTGCGCTACGGCTTCGGCATCGCCCTGACCGCCGCCGCGGCGACCCTGCTGGAATACCTGTGGACCTCGCTGGACGGCGGCGAAAGCACCCGCAGCCTGGCCGAACTGGCCATGTTCGCCAGCAGCTATTTGGCGGTGGCCTACATCTGCTACCAGATCGGGCAGCGCGCGCGCAGCAGCCAGACGCTGGCCGACCGGCGCGGCGCCGAAGTGGCGAATCTTTACGAAATCAACGAGTTGATCATTCGCCGCATGCGCACCGGGGTACTGGTGGTGGACGCGCAGAACCGCGTCACCCTGGCCAACGAGGCGGCCTCGGCCCTGCTCGGCGACGCCGACGGCAACAGCGCCAGCGGCCGCCTGGACCTGCTCAGCGCCGCGCCGGAGCTGGGCAAGCGGCTGCAACGCTGGCGCAACGGCTGGAACCAGGAAGAGACGCCGCTGCAGCTGTCGCCGGACCAGCCCGAGGTACAGCCGCGCTTCGCCCGGCTGCTGATGGAAGGCGACCTGACCCTGGTGTTCCTGGACGATGCGACGGTGGTGTCGCGGCGCGCCGAATCGCTGACCCTGTCGGCGCTGGGCCGCTTCTCGGCCAGCCTGGCGCACGAGATCCGCAACCCCCTGGCCGCGATCAGCTACGCCTCGCAGCTGCTCGAGGAATCGCCGGCGATCGGCGACGCCGACCGCCGCCTGCTGCAGATCATCCACATGCAGTGCCAGCGCACCAACGGCATCGTCGAGAGCGTGCTGGGCCTGGCCAGGCGCGAGCGCTCCAATCCGGAGAACCTGGACCTGGGCGTGTTCGTGCGCCGCTTCGTGCTGGAATACCGGCAGACCCTGTCGATCGAGACCGACAGCCTGGAAGCCATCCTCGCCCCGCAGCCGGTGCACGCGCTGGTCGATCCCAAGCACCTGCACCAGATCCTCAGCGCGCTGGTGCACAACGCGCTCAAGTACGGCCGGGTGATGGAGGAGCCGGCGCGGGTGCGGCTGCGCGTGGCGATCCAGGAACGCAACGCCATCGTCGACGTGATGGACCGCGGTCCCGGCATTCCCGAAGCGGTGGCCGCGCAGCTGTTCCGCCCGTTCTTCACCACCTCCGAGCACGGCACCGGGCTGGGCCTGTATATCGCCCGCGAACTGTGCCGGGCCAACCAGGCGCGCCTGGAATACGTGCCGGTGCCGGCCGGCGGCGCCTGCTTCCGGGTGTGGCTGCCCGGCCCGCACACCATGCTGTCTGGTTGA